CCTTATCGTGTTGTGCAGCTATGTGGCGGTGATATGGGCTTTAGTGCGCAAAAAACTTACGATATTGAAGTATGGTTGCCCAGCCAAGACACTTACCGCGAAATCTCTAGCTGCTCAAACTGTGGCGATTTTCAAGCACGGCGTATGGGCACTCGTGTTAAAGATGGTAAGCAAACCAGTCTGGCTCATACCTTAAATGGTTCGGGATTGGCAGTCGGACGCACCTTGCTCGCGGTCATGGAAAACTATCAAAACGCGGATGGTAGTATCACCATTCCAGAAGTGTTGCGTCCATTTATGGGCGGCGCAGAAACTATTTCTGTTTAATGAGTAGCCGAAAATTAGGCACTATAGCCTGATAATTTCACGCTTATTATTGATACTCATTTAATAAAACTGATATGAGTTATTGTTAAATATACATGGTCTTATCATGCCAATTTTTGGTGTGGCTGGTGCCAAATATGTTAAGATTGCGCTTTAATTTTACAGCCTATTATTTAAGGGCGCATTTAGCGTCCTTATTTGCTTACCCTTGAGTAAACTCTCCTCTTATCTTCAATACCTCTCATTCGAATATTAGGACACTCTATGCCTGCTCCAATTAGCGAACGTAAATTAGCCAATGCCATCCGCGTACTGTCGTTTGATGCGGTTCAAAAAGCCAATTCTGGTCACCCTGGCGCGCCGATGGGCATGGCCGATATTGCTGAAGTTTTGTGGCGCAAATTTTTAAAGCATAATCCTGCCGATCCTAACTGGTATAACCGCGACCGCTTTGTGTTATCGAACGGCCATGGTTCGATGCTTATTTATTCATTGCTACATTTATCAGGTTATGACGTTAGTGTTGATGACCTAAAAGGCTTCCGTCAACTGCATTCAAAGACTCCGGGCCATCCTGAGCTGGGTTATACCCCAGGTATTGAAACCACTACCGGTCCATTAGGCCAAGGTATTGCCAACGCTGTTGGTTTTGCTATCGCAGAAAAAACGCTAGCCGCACAGTTCAATCGTGATGGTCATAATATCGTTGATCATCATACTTATGCCTTCTTAGGTGATGGTTGTTTGATGGAAGGCATCAGTCACGAAGTTTGCTCACTTGCTGGCACCTTAAGTCTTGGTAAATTGGTACTTTTCTACGACGACAATGGCATCTCTATCGATGGTAATGTTGACGGCTGGTTCACTGATGACACGCAAGCACGTTTTGAAGCTTACGGCTGGCACGTTATAAAAATTGATGGTCATGATACCGATGCCATTACCGCAGCGACAGCAGCAGCGATCAAAGAGAGCATCAAACCTAGCCTCATTATTTGTAAAACCACTATTGGCGCGGGTAGCCCGAATAAACAAGGCTTAGCGTCTAGCCATGGTGCGCCATTGGGTGATGACGAAATCGCTTTAACCCGTGATGCCCTATCATGGAAACATGCGCCCTTTGATCTAGACGACGAAATCTATCAAGCATGGGACGGCAAGCCAAAAGGCGATGTACTGCAGAAGAACTGGGATGCGGATTTTGCAGCTTATAAAAAAGCTTATCCAGAGTTAGCAGCTGAGCTATTACGCCGTCTAGATGGTGATCTACCAGCTGACTTTGATAAGCAAGCGCAAGACTACATTCAGCAAACTCAAGAGCAAGGCGGTGATGTTGCCAGTCGTAAAGCCAGTCAAAACGCGATTAATACCTTACAGCCATTATTGCCAGAACTCATGGGCGGTTCAGCGGATTTAGCTGGCTCGAACTTAACGCTATTTAAAGACGCCATAGGTATTCAAGATGATGCCGCAGGCAACTATATCTATTATGGTGTGCGCGAATTTGGTATGACCGCAATTGCTAATGGTATCGCGCTACATGGTGGCTTTATCCCTTACGTAGCAACCTTCCTGATGTTTATGGAATACGCACGTAACGCCGTCCGTATGGGCGCATTGATGAAGCAGCGTATTATCCATGTCTACACTCATGACTCGATTGGTCTTGGTGAAGATGGTCCTACCCATCAGCCAGTTGAGCAATTGACTAGCCTACGTACCACGCCTAATCTACGTACATGGCGTCCGTGTGATGCGACAGAATCTGCTAGCGCTTGGGTTGAAGCCATCAAATCAGAAAATAATCCATCAGCATTGATCTTTAGTCGCCAGAGCTTGCCGCATCAGCAGCGTGATAGCGAACAGGTGGCAAACATCACTAAAGGCGGCTATGTATTAGCAAAAGAGCAGGGGGCTGGTGATAAAGGATTACAAGCTATCATTATTGCTACTGGCTCAGAAGTCGGTCTTGCCATGCAAGCGTATAAGACCTTAAGTGAAAATGGCGTTAGCGTTCGTGTAATCTCTATGCCATGTGCTGAAATATTCAGCGAGCAAGATGCCAGCTATCGTGAAGCGGTATTGCCAGCTAATATCCGCGCACGTGTCGCAGTAGAAGCGGCACATGTGGACTACTGGTACAAGTTCGCTGGCTTAGATGGCAAGGTAATAGGTATGACCACTTATGGCGAGTCAGCCCCTGCGACAGACTTGTATAAAGAGTTTGGTATTACCACTGAAGCGGTCGTTGATGCGGTGAATAGTTTGGTTTAAGAGGTTCTAATAGTTTGAATTAAAAAAGAGTTGCTAGAATATTCTAGCAACTCTTTTTTTTATGCTTGTCACTCTTAGTTAGCAGCCACGAGGCTACCCGTTATATCAAGGGGTATCATATTGCCGACGATGCTTGGAAAAGCCGTTACCCCATAAGTAAACCTATCAATCATGCCCGTTGCCCGAAACTTTAAAATAGGTTTTTGAGTCACGGGATCATTTTTCATATTTGCTAGCGTCACTCTAACGGTTAAAGGTTTGGTTTGACCCAAAACGGTAAAATCACCCGTTACGTTCGCTTCTTTAGCATTAATCATATTAACTTTTTTTGATACAAAGGTCATAGTAGGATATTGCGCAATGTTAAGTAGCTCTTTTCGGCGCAACAAAGCATTCCGTAGATTGCCCCCTGCATCGACACTATGGGTATGCACGGTAAAATTTATCGTAGTAGCCGTTGGATTCTTCATATCATAATTGATTGAACCGTTAACTTTATTAAACTGACCGTCAATAGTGCCATTTCCTAAATAGGCCACTTTAAAGTCTACGTTGGTTTTTGGTACATCCATCTTCCACTTTTGCGGGGTGTTGGTGGAGGCTAAACCCATTACCGGTACTGATATTAACAAACAGGCAGTCAGGGTTATTTTAAGTAAAGAAGTATTAGGTGCATTCATTCTTATAATCCAAAGGGCAATCTTCACGAAATTATATGAAAATTTGGCCAGCTTTTTACAGCGAGTAACGAGTCGATAGCGTACTACACCTATTTGATTGTCGTGTATTATTAAAGTTATATGTTGTGAAAATAATTAGCATTACCAAAATTGGGAAATAGCTAGTTAATAATTGATAAAGCATTTGCTACTGGCTGCACAGTTTCCAAAGTGTCGTGGAGTGGTGAATATCAGCTAATAACAAGTTGCTATATAATAGTTTAATTATTTAGCAGATTCAGTATCACTTTCAACCGCACACACTTCTGAACGCACCATAAAGCGTTTGCCTTCTGGTATTTCTAGCGAAAAGCTCGCACCGCGACCGTTGACTACATCGATGGTTAAGTCTGTATGTTGCCATAAGTTATATTGCGGCTTACCCATATAAAATGGACAGCCAGCAAGTTCACCGATCAGCACATCTTGACCACCCACCTTAAACTCACCTAATGGATAACACATCGGAGAGCTGCCATCACAGCAGCCGCCTGATAAATGAAACATCAGCTCGCCATGTTTAGATTTCAGTAATTCGATTAGCTCCTTACAGGATTCTGTAGCTTCGAGTTTCATATCGTACTCCTTATCATTAAAACGTGCATTTTA
The sequence above is a segment of the Psychrobacter sp. PL19 genome. Coding sequences within it:
- the tkt gene encoding transketolase → MPAPISERKLANAIRVLSFDAVQKANSGHPGAPMGMADIAEVLWRKFLKHNPADPNWYNRDRFVLSNGHGSMLIYSLLHLSGYDVSVDDLKGFRQLHSKTPGHPELGYTPGIETTTGPLGQGIANAVGFAIAEKTLAAQFNRDGHNIVDHHTYAFLGDGCLMEGISHEVCSLAGTLSLGKLVLFYDDNGISIDGNVDGWFTDDTQARFEAYGWHVIKIDGHDTDAITAATAAAIKESIKPSLIICKTTIGAGSPNKQGLASSHGAPLGDDEIALTRDALSWKHAPFDLDDEIYQAWDGKPKGDVLQKNWDADFAAYKKAYPELAAELLRRLDGDLPADFDKQAQDYIQQTQEQGGDVASRKASQNAINTLQPLLPELMGGSADLAGSNLTLFKDAIGIQDDAAGNYIYYGVREFGMTAIANGIALHGGFIPYVATFLMFMEYARNAVRMGALMKQRIIHVYTHDSIGLGEDGPTHQPVEQLTSLRTTPNLRTWRPCDATESASAWVEAIKSENNPSALIFSRQSLPHQQRDSEQVANITKGGYVLAKEQGAGDKGLQAIIIATGSEVGLAMQAYKTLSENGVSVRVISMPCAEIFSEQDASYREAVLPANIRARVAVEAAHVDYWYKFAGLDGKVIGMTTYGESAPATDLYKEFGITTEAVVDAVNSLV
- a CDS encoding YceI family protein, translating into MNAPNTSLLKITLTACLLISVPVMGLASTNTPQKWKMDVPKTNVDFKVAYLGNGTIDGQFNKVNGSINYDMKNPTATTINFTVHTHSVDAGGNLRNALLRRKELLNIAQYPTMTFVSKKVNMINAKEANVTGDFTVLGQTKPLTVRVTLANMKNDPVTQKPILKFRATGMIDRFTYGVTAFPSIVGNMIPLDITGSLVAAN
- a CDS encoding DUF779 domain-containing protein; the encoded protein is MKLEATESCKELIELLKSKHGELMFHLSGGCCDGSSPMCYPLGEFKVGGQDVLIGELAGCPFYMGKPQYNLWQHTDLTIDVVNGRGASFSLEIPEGKRFMVRSEVCAVESDTESAK